From a region of the Candidatus Poribacteria bacterium genome:
- a CDS encoding phytanoyl-CoA dioxygenase family protein codes for MLTDDQKTHFYLLGFVKIPAVLTTEEIDEFSWRFDAIIANGKDQGDTSAPGARIFPEGHRVIVPLIEADPYFYNLLDHPKLANIAEDLLGEDCIFFGSSDGQIHNGDTNWHRDGSWPEPGTEAKLTFYLDDVVPGKGCLSFIPGSHLWPLHYTELERQIDECALGYPMQEFPGRYELPTEKGDVIAFNTRIWHSSWGGGANRRQMAWMMRTQPRMAWEIEHIVTFNKNYAKMWAPETGRLVSDRFFETAGPNRMKKIQLLKELGL; via the coding sequence ATGTTGACGGATGATCAGAAAACACACTTTTACCTGTTGGGTTTCGTTAAAATCCCTGCTGTCCTTACGACTGAAGAGATTGACGAATTTTCTTGGCGATTTGACGCAATTATTGCTAACGGTAAAGACCAAGGAGATACGTCAGCACCGGGAGCGCGGATATTTCCAGAAGGGCACCGTGTCATTGTTCCATTGATTGAGGCAGATCCTTATTTCTACAACCTGCTAGACCATCCTAAACTAGCTAACATCGCCGAAGATCTGCTTGGAGAGGACTGTATCTTTTTCGGTAGTTCCGATGGACAGATTCACAATGGGGACACAAATTGGCATCGCGATGGCAGTTGGCCCGAACCGGGCACTGAAGCCAAGCTGACATTTTATCTGGATGATGTCGTGCCGGGTAAGGGGTGCCTGAGTTTCATACCCGGTAGCCATCTGTGGCCACTTCATTATACCGAACTTGAAAGGCAGATAGACGAGTGTGCACTTGGGTATCCCATGCAGGAGTTCCCCGGACGCTACGAGTTGCCAACAGAGAAGGGGGATGTTATCGCCTTTAACACACGGATTTGGCATTCATCTTGGGGCGGTGGTGCTAACCGTCGGCAGATGGCGTGGATGATGAGAACACAACCACGGATGGCATGGGAAATTGAACACATTGTCACATTCAACAAGAACTATGCAAAGATGTGGGCACCTGAGACTGGGCGCTTGGTTTCTGACCGGTTTTTCGAGACAGCAGGTCCAAATCGAATGAAAAAGATTCAACTACTGAAAGAGTTGGGGTTGTGA
- a CDS encoding menaquinone biosynthesis protein yields the protein MAQESRVKVGAVSFLNTKPLIFPFLENLQFPGSEAIELSLAAPSRLARELQDGDIDVGLIPIIEYFRTDSKYRIIRDISLCSRGPVLSIQLFSHVPIPAIRHVALDTNSRSSRALVKIILAEKYNLHPDFHSCPPTIDPQEAETDAVLLIGDAALRRLGTTDYALDLGAEWTTLTGLPFVYACWVARGEIELGHVPQTLLNAKERGIDKIPEITRIESQRLGFPANLCRDYLTKHICYELGESEIAGLKKFYELAVKYDLAQPGVKLRFV from the coding sequence ATGGCACAGGAAAGCCGCGTAAAAGTTGGGGCGGTTTCGTTTCTGAACACGAAACCGCTGATTTTCCCTTTTCTGGAGAATCTGCAATTCCCCGGCAGCGAGGCAATCGAACTTAGCTTGGCGGCACCAAGCCGTTTAGCGAGAGAACTACAGGACGGAGACATTGACGTTGGGCTGATTCCAATCATTGAATATTTCCGAACCGATAGCAAATATAGAATCATACGGGACATTTCACTCTGCTCGCGGGGACCCGTTTTGAGCATTCAATTATTCAGCCACGTACCAATTCCCGCCATCCGTCACGTTGCACTCGACACCAATTCCCGCTCATCTCGTGCGCTTGTAAAGATCATCCTCGCGGAGAAATATAACTTGCATCCCGACTTTCATTCCTGCCCACCCACTATCGACCCGCAAGAGGCAGAGACGGATGCGGTGCTACTAATCGGGGATGCAGCGTTGAGACGGCTCGGTACAACAGATTATGCCTTAGATCTCGGTGCGGAATGGACGACGTTGACAGGGTTACCGTTTGTCTATGCTTGCTGGGTGGCGCGGGGAGAGATCGAGTTGGGACATGTTCCGCAAACCCTTCTGAATGCCAAAGAACGTGGTATTGATAAAATTCCTGAGATTACACGAATTGAATCTCAAAGACTCGGTTTCCCAGCAAACCTCTGTCGAGATTATCTCACCAAGCATATTTGCTATGAACTCGGTGAGTCTGAAATTGCCGGGCTGAAGAAGTTTTATGAACTCGCTGTGAAGTACGACCTTGCCCAACCCGGTGTGAAACTGAGGTTTGTATGA